From the genome of Miscanthus floridulus cultivar M001 chromosome 10, ASM1932011v1, whole genome shotgun sequence, one region includes:
- the LOC136489134 gene encoding uncharacterized protein has translation MDRTWIRATRFSDKFTDGVDQFMSYVRDRFNADDVILCPCRHCLNQSSLSQEDVHNHLYLYGWSATYTRWLHHGEAFDAEIIEIAEDAYEPDHLGDVVNEDEANNEDDLGTIEMLADLYTAVEDGEQPMFVKVLEDAKRALCPGSVHSRFSFLVRLLHIKSFYRISNTAISVILKLLARSFPNSCLPDSYDKAKTYLKELGLGYELIHVCDNNCVLFRKNLAKADICPKCKESRWVDADGAKRVPKKVLRYFPLIPRLKRMFANKATSEETRWHKEKRVAMENEMTHPADGEAWKDFDDMYPSFAEDARNLGLSLATDGFNPFGNMNTSYSMWPVLVKVYNLPPWSCTDASNCIMALLIPGQKSPGKDFDVFLEPLIEDLLKLWEGVRTYDALTGLKFDLRAIVLWCIHDYPALGVLSGRITKGYYACIYCNRDPLSRSLRKKICYIGHRCYLPKTHKWRRSLAFDGHRENRIEPAKLTVDETLEALEKVKDVSPGKPEGSKKRKRGQKDQEPKLFSRKSALWKLPYWKHLKLPHNLDVMHIEKNICDALLGIILHLDGKNKDTVNARLDLQDMGIRPELHFEQEDGDLVSMPAGWYATEKEERTAFCGFMKSIRFPYGYASNLTRCISADGSKVQGLKTHDCHILLQRILPTGLWGLVHKDIYEAVAELGKFFQELCSRKLKVDVVKRLKPEIPVILCKLEKIFPLAFFDVMVHLAVHLPDGALLRGPVQYGWMYPIERQLGTLKGYVRNRARLEGSIAEAYIANEALTFCSRYMEDVVTRFNRDDDKCDPPNGDLFVFQHGVKLLGANRETYLENKEFDKLCWYVLNNYDEVEPYLSKFREELEKEGGHDIESRLEKEFPAWFRSHIKMLWNDNREEVSEGLYAISCRPDLRVRLWSSCSVNGVRYNTIDHERQRQTQNSGVLAEGTHNGVSTEFYGQLKETVQWSYNSNLQMIQTVVLFRCEWFSQDGKARNIRDDGHFRSINIERFWYKSDPFILASQSTKVFYVQDTQFGNNWRVVQKFEHRSMYDVNETEVSTVHQDETRSDNELEVQDDQDDGTDEPTPVQRRVDGQKSSVVGNLQALINRREEDMAENSDEDDDYVDDTILEYCSDNDRDPMECNDDD, from the exons ATGGACAGGACATGGATTCGTGCTACTCGGTTCAGTGATAAGTTCACAGACGGCGTTGATCAATTTATGTCATATGTTCGGGATAGATTCAATGCAGATGATGTTATACTTTGCCCCTGTCGCCATTGTCTGAATCAGTCTTCACTGAGTCAGGAAGATGTGCATAACCATCTGTACCTCTATGGATGGTCAGCTACATATACTCGGTGGCTACACCATGGAGAAGCTTTTGATGCTGAGATTATTGAAATTGCAGAGGATGCATATGAGCCTGATCATCTAGGTGATGTGGTCAATGAGGATGAGGCTAACAATGAAGATGATCTAGGTACTATAGAGATGCTTGCAGACTTGTACACAGCTGTAGAAGATGGAGAACAGCCTATGTTTGTGAAAGTTCTTGAAGATGCAAAACGTGCTCTTTGCCCAGGTTCTGTTCATTCTAGGTTCTCTTTTCTAGTTAGATTGCTACACATCAAGTCCTTCTACAGGATTAGCAACACAGCAATCAGTGTTATATTGAAGTTATTGGCAAGGTCATTCCCTAATAGTTGTCTTCCAGATTCATATGACAAAGCAAAGACATATCTCAAAGAATTGGGCCTTGGATATGAGTTAATCCATGTTTGTGACAACAATTGTGTGTTGTTTCGGAAGAATCTTGCCAAAGCGGACATTTGCCCAAAATGCAAGGAATCTAGGTGGGTAGATGCTGATGGTGCCAAACGGGTTCCAAAAAAGGTTTTGAGATACTTTCCTCTTATACCTAGGCTAAAGAGGATGTTTGCAAACAAAGCAACATCTGAGGAGACCCGGTGGCACAAGGAGAAGAGGGTGGCTATGGAAAATGAAATGACCCATCCAGCCGATGGTGAAGCCTGGAAAGACTTTGATGATATGTATCCTAGCTTCGCTGAAGATGCAAGAAACCTAGGGCTTAGTTTAGCTACAGATGGCTTCAATCCATTCGGGAACATGAACACAAGTTATAGCATGTGGCCTGTACTTGTAAAGGTGTACAATCTACCTCCATGGTCATGCACTGATGCATCCAACTGCATCATGGCATTACTCATCCCAGGACAAAAGTCTCCAGGCAAGGACTTTGACGTATTCTTAGAACCCCTCATTGAGGATTTGTTAAAACTCTGGGAAGGTGTCAGGACTTATGATGCATTAACTGGTTTGAAGTTTGACCTTCGTGCTATAGTACTATGGTGCATACATGATTATCCAGCTTTGGGTGTATTGTCAGGGCGAATTACTAAAGGTTACTATGCATGTATTTATTGCAATAGAGATCCATTGTCAAGGAGTCTTAGGAAAAAGATATGCTACATTGGACACCGTTGCTACCTCCCAAAAACTCacaaatggagaagaagcttggccTTTGATGGACACCGAGAAAACCGGATAGAGCCAGCAAAGTTGACTGTGGATGAAACTTTGGAGGCTCTAGAGAAGGTAAAAGATGTTAGTCCTGGTAAGCCTGAGGGTAGCAAGAAAAGGAAGCGTGGACAGAAGGATCAGGAGCCAAAATTGTTCAGTCGAAAGTCGGCCCTATGGAAACTACCTTATTGGAAACACTTGAAGCTGCCACATAAtcttgatgtgatgcatatagaGAAGAATATATGTGATGCCCTTCTCGGCATAATTCTCCATCTTGATGGCAAGAATAAGGATACAGTTAATGCGAGACTTGATTTGCAGGATATGGGCATACGACCTGAGTTGCATTTCGAACAAGAAGATGGTGATTTAGTTTCAATGCCAGCAGGATGGTATGCCACGGAGAAAGAAGAAAGGACTGCATTTTGTGGATTTATGAAAAGTATTCGGTTTCCATATGGGTATGCTTCCAACCTGACAAGATGCATTAGTGCAGATGGTTCGAAGGTGCAGGGCCTCAAAACCCATGATTGCCACATCCTACTCCAAAGAATTTTACCAACCGGTCTCTGGGGATTAGTGCACAAGGACATATATGAAGCAGTTGCTGAGTTGGGTAAATTTTTCCAGGAGCTTTGCAGTAGGAAACTAAAGGTTGATGTTGTGAAACGTCTAAAACCAGAAATCCCTGTGATACTATGCAAGCTTGAAAAAATATTTCCTCTTGCTTTTTTTGATGTGATGGTCCACTTGGCTGTCCACCTTCCTGATGGAGCACTGTTAAGAGGCCCTGTCCAATATGGATGGATGTACCCGATCGAACGCCAATTGGGCACTTTGAAGGGGTACGTGAGGAATAGAGCTAGACTTGAAGGATCCATCGCTGAGGCGTACATAGCTAATGAGGCATTGACCTTTTGTTCAAGGTACATGGAAGATGTTGTCACTAGATTTAATCGTGATGATGACAAATGTGATCCACCAAATGGTGACCTCTTTGTCTTCCAGCATGGTGTTAAACTCTTGGGAGCCAACAGGGAAACATATCTTGaaaacaaagaatttgacaagCTTTGTTGGTATGTGCTAAACAACTATGATGAGGTGGAGCCATATttgag CAAGTTTAGAGAAGAGTTAGAGAAAGAGGGTGGCCATGATATTGAGAGTAGGTTAGAAAAGGAATTTCCTGCTTGGTTTAGGAGTCAT ATCAAGATGCTGTGGAACGATAATCGTGAAGAGGTCAGTGAAGGGCTTTATGCAATATCATGTCGACCTGACCTTAGGGTCAGATTATGGTCATCATGTAGTGTGAATGGTGTTCGATACAACACTATTGACCATGAAAGACAAAGGCAGACACAAAACAGTGGTGTGCTGGCAGAAGGAACACACAATGGAGTGTCGACTGAATTTTATGGTCAGCTCAAGGAGACAGTTCAGTGGAGCTACAACTCCAATTTACAAATGATTCAAACTGTGGTACTTTTTCGGTGTGAGTGGTTCAGTCAAGATGGCAAAGCTAGAAACATTAGAGATGATGGCCATTTTAGATCCATCAATATAGAGAGGTTTTGGTACAAGTCAGACCCATTTATATTAGCAAGTCAATCAACAAAGGTCTTCTATGTGCAGGACACACAATTTGGCAACAATTGGCGTGTTGTCCAAAAATTTGAGCATAGGAGCATGTATGATGTCAATGAAACAGAAGTCAGCACTGTTCACCAAGATGAAACTAGGTCTGATAATGAGCTTGAGGTGCAAGATGATCAAGATGATGGCACCGATGAACCTACACCAGTGCAGCGACGTGTAGATGGACAGAAATCTTCTGTTGTTGGTAACTTACAAGCTCTTATCAATAGAAGAGAAGAAGACATGGCTGAGAAcagtgatgaggatgatgactatGTAGATGACACCATCTTAGAGTATTGTAGTGACAATGATAGGGATCCCATGGAATGTAATGATGATGATTAG